A window of Strix aluco isolate bStrAlu1 chromosome 2, bStrAlu1.hap1, whole genome shotgun sequence contains these coding sequences:
- the GPR18 gene encoding N-arachidonyl glycine receptor, giving the protein MSGNHHPEEYRIASLVFYSFVFTVGLLVNATALWVFSCTTKKRTTITVYMMNVALLDIIFIFSLPFRIIYYGKETWPFGDTFCRVISAFTIFYPAIALWLLTFISVDRFMAIVQPKHVKELKNTKKAVLACTGIWVMTLATTSPLLFLQSDPDKALNFTTCMKMLDIIHLKEVNTLNFSRLIFFFLIPLFIMMGCYLVIIYNFIHGKTSKLKPKAKERSIRIIVTLIAQVLVCFVPFHICFAFLMLQSEDTTYNPWAAFTTFLMNLSTCLDVILYYIVSKQFQARVISVILYRNYLRSVRRKSFRTGSVRSLTNMNSEMI; this is encoded by the coding sequence ATGTCTGGAAATCACCACCCTGAAGAATACAGGATCGCATCACTGGTCTTCTACAGTTTTGTATTCACAGTGGGATTGTTGGTGAATGCCACTGCACTCTGGGTTTTCAGCTGCACTACCAAGAAGCGAACAACTATAACTGTATATATGATGAATGTGGCATTACTTgacataatttttatattttccttgccttttcGGATAATCTACTATGGGAAAGAAACGTGGCCTTTCGGAGATACATTCTGTCGGGTTATCAGTGCTTTCACTATATTTTATCCAGCCATTGCTCTGTGGTTGCTCACTTTTATAAGCGTAGACAGATTTATGGCTATTGTCCAGCCCAAACATGTCAAAGaactaaaaaatacaaaaaaagctGTACTGGCTTGCACTGGAATCTGGGTAATGACCCTCGCAACAACATCCCCATTGCTGTTTTTACAGTCTGATCCAGACAAAGCCTTGAATTTCACTACCTGCATGAAAATGCTTGATATCATCCATTTAAAGGAAGTAAATACATTGAACTTTTCTcgcttgatttttttctttttgattcccTTGTTTATCATGATGGGGTGTTACCTAGTCATTATTTACAATTTTATCCATGGCAAGACTTCCAAACTGAAGCCTAAGGCCAAGGAGAGATCCATAAGAATTATAGTTACTCTGATTGCTCAAGTACTTGTCTGCTTTGTACCCTTCCACATTTGCTTTGCCTTCCTGATGTTGCAAAGTGAAGATACAACTTACAATCCCTGGGCAGCCTTTACCACCTTTCTCATGAATCTCAGTACATGCTTGGATGTTATACTGTACTATATTGTTTCTAAACAATTTCAGGCGAGAGTCATCAGTGTAATCCTTTATCGCAATTACCTTCGAAGCGTGCGCAGGAAAAGTTTTCGAACTGGAAGTGTGAGATCACTCACTAATATGAACAGTGAAATgatataa